In Lachnospiraceae bacterium, one DNA window encodes the following:
- a CDS encoding 1-deoxy-D-xylulose-5-phosphate reductoisomerase: MVKNISVLGSTGSIGTQTLEIVRYNKDIKVTALAAGSNVELMEKQIREFKPEIACLWSEEKAKELKERVKDLDVKVFSGMDGLIAAATEPKAQIVVTAVVGMIGIRPTIAAMEAGKDIALANKETLVTAGHIIMPLAKETGVKILPVDSEHSAIFQCLQGAAGNKIHKILLTASGGPFRGWKREQLEKVQVEDALKHPNWSMGHKITIDSSTMVNKGLEVMEAGWLFGVSLDQIQVVIQPASVIHSMIEYEDGAVLAQLGTPDMKLPIQYALYYPERRFLPGDRLDFTKLREITFDVPDPETFKGLRLAYEAGKTGGSMPTVFNAANELAVSLFLKKKIPYLTITDMIQASMEHHKKIDGPDVDQILAAEAETYNFIQSKWNRIISFK, translated from the coding sequence ATGGTAAAGAATATATCTGTTCTGGGTTCTACCGGTTCTATTGGTACCCAGACATTAGAAATAGTCAGATATAATAAAGACATTAAGGTGACAGCCCTGGCAGCCGGTTCTAATGTAGAACTGATGGAAAAACAGATCCGTGAATTTAAGCCGGAGATTGCCTGCCTCTGGAGTGAGGAAAAGGCAAAAGAGTTAAAAGAGCGGGTAAAAGATCTGGATGTAAAAGTTTTTTCTGGCATGGATGGTCTGATCGCAGCAGCTACAGAGCCAAAGGCACAGATCGTAGTGACAGCAGTAGTGGGCATGATCGGTATCCGCCCTACTATTGCTGCCATGGAAGCAGGAAAAGATATTGCCCTGGCGAATAAGGAAACGCTGGTTACAGCCGGTCATATTATCATGCCTCTGGCAAAAGAAACCGGAGTTAAGATCCTTCCGGTAGATTCTGAACATTCTGCTATCTTCCAGTGTCTTCAGGGAGCAGCAGGAAATAAGATCCACAAGATCTTGCTGACAGCATCCGGAGGTCCTTTCAGAGGCTGGAAGAGAGAACAGCTGGAAAAGGTGCAGGTAGAAGATGCCTTAAAACATCCAAACTGGTCTATGGGGCATAAAATCACCATTGACTCATCTACTATGGTAAATAAGGGTCTGGAAGTTATGGAAGCTGGCTGGCTTTTTGGTGTATCCTTAGATCAGATCCAGGTAGTGATCCAGCCTGCAAGTGTCATCCATTCTATGATCGAATATGAGGACGGGGCAGTGCTCGCCCAGCTTGGTACGCCGGATATGAAGCTGCCTATCCAGTATGCATTATATTATCCGGAAAGAAGATTTCTTCCAGGAGACCGGCTGGATTTTACAAAGCTTCGTGAGATCACCTTTGATGTGCCGGATCCAGAGACTTTTAAAGGGTTAAGGCTGGCTTATGAAGCAGGAAAAACAGGAGGAAGTATGCCAACTGTATTTAATGCAGCCAATGAACTGGCAGTAAGTCTGTTTTTAAAGAAAAAGATCCCGTATCTTACGATTACGGATATGATCCAGGCATCTATGGAGCATCATAAAAAAATTGACGGGCCGGATGTAGACCAGATCCTGGCAGCGGAAGCAGAAACTTATAATTTTATACAGTCAAAATGGAATAGAATAATAAGTTTTAAATGA
- a CDS encoding isoprenyl transferase yields MALDSNMVIPAHVALILDGNGRWAKKRGLPRTFGHKEGCITVEKTVETAARMGIKYLTVYGFSTENWKRSEEEVGALMQLFRYYMVRLLKIAAANNVRVKMIGDRRRFAQDIIDGINRLEEETKNNTGLTFVIAVNYGGRDEIRRAVGKLAEDVKEGRLQPEDITESVFASYLDTADIPDPDLLIRTSGELRLSNYLLWQLAYTELYVTDCLWPDFDEKELEKAIIQYNKRDRRFGGVK; encoded by the coding sequence ATGGCATTAGACAGTAATATGGTGATACCGGCTCATGTGGCTCTTATTTTAGATGGAAATGGCCGTTGGGCAAAAAAGAGAGGGCTGCCAAGAACATTTGGCCATAAAGAGGGCTGTATTACAGTAGAAAAAACAGTAGAGACCGCTGCCAGGATGGGAATTAAATATCTGACTGTTTATGGATTTTCCACGGAAAACTGGAAGAGGTCGGAAGAAGAGGTTGGAGCGCTGATGCAGCTGTTCCGTTATTATATGGTACGTCTGTTAAAAATCGCAGCTGCCAATAATGTACGGGTAAAGATGATCGGCGACAGAAGGCGCTTTGCCCAGGACATTATAGATGGTATTAACCGTCTGGAAGAAGAAACAAAAAACAATACAGGACTTACCTTTGTGATCGCAGTAAATTATGGGGGAAGAGATGAGATCCGCAGAGCAGTTGGGAAACTGGCGGAAGATGTAAAAGAAGGAAGACTGCAGCCGGAAGATATTACTGAATCTGTATTTGCTTCCTATCTTGATACAGCCGATATCCCGGATCCGGATCTTTTGATCCGCACCAGTGGGGAATTAAGATTATCTAACTATTTGCTGTGGCAGTTGGCTTATACAGAACTGTATGTTACAGATTGTCTGTGGCCGGATTTCGATGAGAAGGAACTGGAAAAAGCGATCATCCAGTATAATAAAAGAGATCGGCGGTTCGGCGGGGTAAAATGA
- a CDS encoding YfcE family phosphodiesterase: MERGPVRVAVMADTHGVLRPEVEKIVETCDVIVHAGDFDTQMLYMKLSGKQPLYAVRGNNDRGWSGGLPGIKRFEIGGVKMVMAHQRTDIPVALGDAQVVIFGHSHMYQQQEIAGRLWLNPGSCGYKRNTLPLSMAVMTIEDCKYTVETIWLEKGYGTPEAAIAQREKTKVSKYEKKQKRYQQKQLRDANDAKEKELLFTIAKVLRFKKSGESRLWIIKNVGNDPQLTAKIYDICDTLSDTDARSIREKLGDL, translated from the coding sequence ATGGAACGGGGACCTGTAAGGGTGGCAGTAATGGCAGATACCCATGGAGTATTACGCCCGGAAGTAGAGAAGATAGTAGAGACCTGTGATGTGATCGTACATGCAGGTGATTTTGATACACAGATGCTTTATATGAAATTAAGCGGGAAGCAGCCACTTTATGCAGTACGTGGGAACAATGACAGAGGCTGGTCTGGAGGGCTTCCGGGGATCAAGCGCTTTGAGATTGGCGGCGTGAAAATGGTCATGGCTCATCAGAGAACAGATATCCCGGTAGCATTAGGGGATGCCCAGGTAGTGATTTTTGGCCATTCCCATATGTATCAGCAGCAGGAGATTGCCGGAAGATTATGGCTGAATCCGGGAAGCTGCGGTTATAAGAGAAATACGCTGCCTCTTTCCATGGCTGTTATGACTATAGAAGACTGCAAATACACGGTAGAGACCATCTGGCTGGAGAAAGGTTATGGTACTCCAGAAGCGGCTATTGCACAGAGAGAAAAGACAAAGGTAAGTAAATACGAAAAAAAGCAGAAACGTTATCAGCAAAAGCAGCTTAGAGATGCAAATGATGCAAAAGAAAAAGAACTTCTGTTTACCATTGCAAAAGTCCTTCGTTTCAAAAAGTCCGGAGAATCCAGACTGTGGATCATTAAAAATGTGGGTAATGATCCGCAGCTCACGGCAAAAATCTATGATATCTGTGATACACTGTCAGATACGGATGCAAGAAGCATACGGGAGAAGCTGGGTGATCTGTAA
- a CDS encoding site-2 protease family protein, translating into MNSVLAVLILGGIILFHELGHFIFAKLSGIEVTEFSLGMGPRLLSLKKGETRYSLKLLPFGGSCAMLGEDEDAEGDRAFNNKPVFNRIAVVAGGPLFNFLLAFLLSLVIVGCAGGFYEPVVVGVEKGYPAEQVGILPGDVITKVNHRSVHSYRDLTPYLTAHPHQDVTITWKHTDENGKTEKRSAKITPVYIDRTGQSMIGVRFDATLQKITNPAQLVVQSVYEVEHWIGYVFDSIHLMFVGKVTADDISGPVGIVTTIDHTVEQAASAGKTVVAVVLMNFAVLLSANLGVMNLLPLPALDGGRLVFLIIEAIRRKPIDREKEGTIHAVGMIVLLVLMVFILFNDVRKLL; encoded by the coding sequence ATGAATAGTGTACTGGCAGTACTGATCCTTGGGGGAATCATCCTGTTCCATGAACTTGGGCATTTCATTTTCGCAAAATTAAGCGGCATTGAAGTAACAGAGTTCTCTCTGGGAATGGGACCAAGGCTTTTAAGCTTAAAAAAAGGCGAAACAAGATATTCCTTAAAACTTCTGCCTTTTGGCGGTTCCTGTGCTATGCTGGGGGAAGATGAGGATGCAGAAGGTGACAGAGCCTTTAATAACAAGCCTGTTTTTAACCGTATTGCTGTAGTGGCAGGTGGACCTTTGTTTAACTTTCTTCTGGCTTTTTTGCTGTCCCTTGTGATCGTAGGCTGCGCCGGTGGTTTTTATGAGCCGGTGGTGGTGGGAGTAGAAAAAGGCTACCCGGCTGAGCAGGTGGGGATCCTTCCGGGAGATGTGATCACAAAAGTAAATCATAGATCTGTCCATTCTTACCGGGATCTTACGCCTTATCTTACAGCTCATCCCCATCAGGATGTGACCATTACCTGGAAGCACACGGATGAAAACGGAAAAACAGAGAAGAGATCGGCAAAGATCACCCCAGTCTATATTGACAGAACAGGCCAGTCTATGATCGGTGTCCGGTTTGATGCAACCCTCCAGAAGATTACAAACCCAGCGCAGTTAGTAGTACAATCTGTTTATGAGGTAGAACATTGGATCGGTTATGTATTTGACAGCATTCATCTGATGTTTGTAGGCAAAGTAACTGCAGATGATATCAGCGGTCCTGTAGGAATTGTTACGACCATTGACCATACGGTAGAGCAGGCAGCATCAGCGGGGAAAACAGTAGTTGCTGTCGTTCTTATGAATTTTGCTGTTCTTTTAAGTGCCAACCTGGGAGTGATGAATCTGCTTCCTCTTCCTGCCTTAGACGGTGGACGGCTGGTATTTCTGATCATTGAAGCAATTCGTAGGAAACCTATTGACCGGGAAAAAGAGGGAACGATCCATGCGGTGGGAATGATCGTTCTGCTGGTGCTTATGGTATTTATATTGTTTAATGATGTGAGGAAGCTATTGTAA
- the pyrH gene encoding UMP kinase encodes MKMNRVFLKLSGEALAGPKKTGFDEDTVKEVARQVKLSVDAGVQVGIVIGGGNFWRGRTSDAIERTKADQIGMLATVMNCIYVSEIFRNAGMQTEIFTPFACGTMTQLFSKDQANKCFSEGKVVFFAGGTGHPYFSTDTGITLRAIEMEADCILLAKAIDGVYDSDPKVNPDAKKFDTISIQEVIDRKLAVVDLTASIMCMEHKMPMAVFSLNEADGIANAMQGRINGTIVTAG; translated from the coding sequence ATGAAAATGAACCGTGTATTTTTGAAATTAAGCGGCGAAGCCCTTGCAGGTCCTAAGAAGACCGGTTTCGACGAAGATACTGTAAAAGAAGTGGCAAGACAGGTGAAGTTATCTGTAGATGCAGGTGTTCAGGTAGGTATTGTTATCGGAGGCGGAAACTTCTGGAGAGGCCGTACCAGCGATGCGATCGAGCGTACTAAAGCAGATCAGATCGGTATGTTAGCAACTGTTATGAACTGTATCTATGTTTCTGAAATTTTCCGTAATGCAGGAATGCAGACTGAGATCTTTACTCCATTTGCATGCGGTACTATGACCCAGCTGTTCTCAAAAGATCAGGCAAATAAGTGCTTTTCAGAAGGAAAAGTTGTATTTTTTGCAGGTGGTACAGGACATCCGTATTTCTCAACGGATACAGGTATTACACTGCGTGCCATTGAGATGGAAGCTGACTGTATACTTCTTGCAAAGGCAATTGATGGTGTATATGATAGCGATCCAAAGGTAAATCCAGATGCGAAGAAATTCGATACGATTTCTATTCAGGAAGTGATCGACCGTAAGTTAGCAGTAGTAGACCTGACTGCATCCATTATGTGTATGGAACACAAGATGCCGATGGCAGTATTCAGCCTTAATGAAGCAGATGGTATTGCAAATGCTATGCAGGGTCGTATTAATGGAACCATTGTTACAGCTGGGTAA
- a CDS encoding phosphatidate cytidylyltransferase yields MFTTRLISGIVLVILAIFFVGKGGGLLFAVTALISLVGLFELYRVLGIEKRSVAVVGYLTAFCYYGILWFEGQKYLTLMIIASLMLLMALYVFTFPRYKTEEITGAFFGVCYVPVMLSFLYQTRSMHDGVYLVWLIFLSSWGCDTSAYCVGMLLGKHKLAPVLSPKKSIEGAVGGVIGSALLGLAYGAYFGHCMEEVANPIAACAIACAIAAVISQIGDLAASAIKRNHNIKDYGHLIPGHGGILDRFDSMIFTAPAIYFAVTFLK; encoded by the coding sequence ATGTTTACAACACGACTGATCAGTGGTATCGTACTGGTTATCCTTGCTATTTTCTTCGTTGGAAAAGGAGGGGGACTTCTTTTTGCAGTGACAGCCCTGATCTCTCTGGTAGGCCTTTTTGAACTGTACCGGGTTCTTGGGATTGAAAAACGGTCTGTGGCCGTAGTTGGCTATTTGACAGCCTTCTGTTATTATGGGATCTTATGGTTTGAAGGTCAGAAATACCTTACATTAATGATCATTGCATCCTTGATGCTTTTAATGGCTCTTTATGTTTTTACTTTTCCACGGTATAAAACAGAGGAAATAACAGGAGCGTTCTTTGGTGTGTGCTATGTGCCGGTAATGCTGTCATTTTTGTATCAGACCCGCAGCATGCATGACGGGGTTTATCTTGTGTGGCTTATCTTTTTAAGCTCCTGGGGCTGCGACACCAGTGCTTACTGCGTGGGAATGCTTCTTGGAAAACACAAGCTGGCCCCTGTGTTAAGCCCTAAAAAGTCCATTGAGGGTGCGGTTGGCGGTGTGATCGGTTCAGCTTTGCTGGGACTTGCATACGGAGCCTACTTTGGACACTGCATGGAAGAAGTGGCAAACCCTATAGCAGCCTGCGCGATTGCCTGTGCTATTGCTGCAGTGATCTCCCAGATCGGTGATCTGGCAGCATCTGCCATTAAGAGAAATCATAACATTAAAGATTATGGTCATCTGATACCGGGCCATGGTGGTATTCTGGACCGCTTTGATAGTATGATATTTACTGCCCCGGCAATTTATTTTGCAGTTACTTTTTTAAAGTAA
- a CDS encoding bifunctional diguanylate cyclase/phosphodiesterase, producing MDWFRNKKDTKQPQEPTAPVISQPDIQTEDVSSRNQCLAQLDKLFAPVPSKGMAVKIYLENFKSLNQAFGYEYCEKLLSQITAYLKDISEVTVYRYIGVEFILILDGCTEGQASALADTVLERFENVWKVDNVDCLCSAQIGLCSYPEHSENTQMLLKHLDIAVQAATEQGANQSAVYDSVLHEKAIRRQAIARYLQTALEKNELEVRYRPTYNLKEKRFTRADSYMRIFIQGIGLVGAAEFIPIAEDSGQIRAVGYYALEHAGQFIHELIQAKKDFESICIPVSPILLVQEDFLDQVNNILDRYEIPEGKLALELDDEALSSVYINVNVIMQELSSMGVELVLNHFGSGCAPVTSVLDLPVNTVKLERMFVWQLENNPASACIAGGLIQIARDLDLRIIAEGVETENQIKALNHYACTYQQGFYYAPTMEKDVLMKVLGSTLEESRVTIEEEKLKMKR from the coding sequence ATGGATTGGTTTCGCAATAAAAAAGATACAAAACAACCACAGGAACCTACTGCTCCTGTAATTTCACAGCCGGATATCCAAACTGAAGATGTTAGCAGCCGTAATCAGTGCCTGGCTCAGTTGGATAAACTATTTGCGCCTGTCCCATCTAAGGGAATGGCTGTAAAAATATATCTGGAAAACTTCAAAAGTTTAAATCAGGCATTCGGATACGAATACTGCGAAAAGCTGTTATCACAGATCACAGCTTATTTAAAGGATATTTCTGAAGTAACTGTTTACCGCTATATTGGTGTGGAATTTATCCTTATTTTGGATGGCTGCACAGAAGGACAGGCATCTGCTCTGGCTGACACGGTCTTAGAGCGTTTTGAAAATGTATGGAAGGTAGATAATGTTGACTGTCTGTGTTCTGCCCAGATTGGCCTGTGTTCCTATCCTGAACACAGTGAGAATACACAGATGCTTTTAAAGCACCTGGATATAGCGGTACAGGCTGCTACTGAGCAGGGTGCCAACCAGTCTGCAGTATATGATTCTGTTCTCCACGAAAAAGCTATCCGCCGTCAGGCCATTGCCCGCTATCTGCAGACAGCTCTGGAAAAGAACGAACTGGAAGTACGCTACCGTCCTACTTATAATTTAAAGGAGAAACGCTTTACAAGAGCAGATTCTTATATGCGGATCTTTATTCAGGGCATCGGCCTTGTAGGTGCTGCTGAATTTATCCCGATCGCAGAAGACTCTGGGCAGATCCGTGCTGTAGGCTATTATGCATTAGAACATGCAGGACAGTTTATACATGAACTGATCCAGGCAAAAAAAGACTTTGAATCAATTTGTATACCGGTATCCCCGATCCTGCTGGTTCAAGAAGATTTCTTAGATCAGGTAAACAATATTCTTGACCGTTATGAAATTCCAGAAGGGAAACTGGCTCTGGAATTGGATGATGAAGCATTGTCCAGCGTTTACATCAACGTAAATGTTATTATGCAGGAACTGTCCTCTATGGGTGTGGAACTGGTATTAAATCATTTCGGCTCCGGCTGTGCTCCTGTGACCAGTGTTCTGGATCTGCCTGTCAATACTGTTAAACTGGAACGTATGTTTGTATGGCAGTTAGAGAATAATCCTGCTTCTGCCTGCATTGCAGGAGGACTGATCCAGATTGCCAGAGATCTTGATCTGCGCATCATCGCAGAAGGCGTGGAAACGGAAAACCAGATCAAGGCATTAAATCATTATGCCTGCACTTATCAGCAAGGCTTCTACTACGCTCCAACCATGGAGAAAGATGTTCTGATGAAAGTATTGGGAAGCACCCTGGAAGAATCACGGGTCACTATTGAAGAAGAAAAATTAAAAATGAAACGATAA
- the frr gene encoding ribosome recycling factor, which translates to MEDLKFYQDKMDKTMEVLIADYGTIRAGRANPHVLDKIKVDYYGTPTPLQQVGNVSVPEARMIVIQPWEKSLLKAIEKAILTSELGINPTNDGNCIRLIFPEMTEDRRKEVAKDVKKKGDNAKVAVRNIRRDANDAFKKAEKAGEITEDELADLTEKMQKLTDKTIERVDKAVEEKTKEIMTV; encoded by the coding sequence ATGGAAGATTTAAAATTTTATCAGGATAAGATGGACAAGACAATGGAGGTTCTGATCGCTGATTACGGTACCATCCGTGCAGGTCGTGCAAACCCACATGTTCTTGACAAGATCAAAGTAGATTACTATGGAACACCAACACCTCTTCAGCAGGTAGGAAACGTATCTGTTCCGGAAGCACGTATGATCGTGATCCAGCCTTGGGAAAAGAGTTTATTAAAAGCTATTGAGAAAGCTATTCTTACATCTGAATTAGGTATCAATCCTACCAACGATGGAAATTGCATCCGTCTGATCTTTCCGGAGATGACAGAGGATCGCAGAAAAGAGGTTGCAAAGGATGTAAAGAAGAAAGGTGACAATGCAAAGGTTGCTGTCCGCAATATCCGCCGCGATGCAAATGATGCATTTAAAAAGGCAGAAAAAGCAGGCGAGATCACTGAGGATGAGTTAGCTGATCTGACTGAAAAGATGCAGAAACTGACGGACAAGACCATTGAGCGTGTTGATAAGGCAGTAGAAGAAAAGACAAAAGAGATCATGACTGTATAG
- the ispG gene encoding flavodoxin-dependent (E)-4-hydroxy-3-methylbut-2-enyl-diphosphate synthase: MSRKDTKVVHIGDRVIGGGNPVLIQSMCNTKTEDVKSTINQILSLEKAGCDIIRVAVPTMKAAEALKDIKKEIHIPLVADIHFDYRLAIAAMENGADKIRINPGNIGSTDRVKAVVDRAKAGNIPIRIGVNSGSLEKDLLEKYGGVTAEGIVESALDKVHLIEDMGYDNLVISIKSSDVLMCVKAHELITSRTDHPLHVGITEAGTLFSGNIKSAVGLGIILYQGIGDTIRVSLTGDPVEEIKSARQILKTLGLRKGGVEVVSCPTCGRTRINLIHLANQVETMVSGMEGLDGVKVAVMGCVVNGPGEAKEADIGIAGGVGEGLIIKKGEILRKVPEEDLLNSLRSELEAMAKARKK, encoded by the coding sequence ATGAGCAGAAAGGATACGAAAGTTGTTCATATTGGCGACCGGGTGATCGGTGGGGGAAATCCCGTCCTCATCCAGTCCATGTGCAACACAAAAACAGAAGATGTAAAGTCTACAATAAACCAGATCTTAAGCCTGGAAAAAGCAGGCTGTGATATTATCCGTGTGGCAGTGCCTACCATGAAGGCAGCAGAAGCTCTTAAAGATATTAAAAAAGAGATCCATATCCCATTAGTAGCAGATATCCATTTTGATTACCGTCTGGCTATTGCAGCCATGGAAAACGGGGCTGATAAGATACGTATTAATCCAGGTAATATCGGCAGTACAGACCGTGTCAAAGCAGTGGTAGACCGGGCAAAAGCGGGGAATATCCCAATCCGTATAGGTGTAAACAGCGGTTCTCTTGAAAAAGATCTGCTAGAAAAATACGGTGGTGTAACTGCAGAAGGGATTGTGGAAAGTGCTTTAGATAAGGTACATCTTATTGAAGATATGGGTTATGATAATCTGGTCATCAGTATCAAATCATCCGATGTATTAATGTGCGTTAAAGCTCATGAACTGATCACTTCCAGAACCGATCATCCCCTTCATGTAGGTATTACGGAAGCAGGAACCTTATTTTCCGGAAATATCAAGTCTGCAGTGGGATTGGGAATTATCTTATATCAGGGCATTGGAGATACTATTCGCGTTTCTCTTACAGGCGATCCCGTTGAGGAAATTAAGTCTGCCCGCCAGATCCTTAAAACACTTGGACTTAGAAAGGGTGGAGTGGAAGTAGTTTCATGTCCGACCTGCGGCCGTACCCGCATTAACCTGATCCACCTTGCTAATCAGGTAGAGACTATGGTTTCTGGAATGGAAGGTCTGGACGGTGTAAAAGTAGCAGTTATGGGCTGTGTAGTTAATGGACCTGGAGAGGCCAAAGAGGCAGATATAGGTATTGCCGGCGGGGTTGGCGAAGGTCTGATCATCAAAAAAGGTGAGATCTTACGAAAAGTACCAGAAGAAGATTTGTTAAATTCCCTTCGCAGTGAACTGGAAGCAATGGCAAAAGCAAGAAAGAAGTAA